A region from the Desulfitobacterium dehalogenans ATCC 51507 genome encodes:
- a CDS encoding gluconeogenesis factor YvcK family protein, whose amino-acid sequence MKFKLVKSLPRSLKWLYPNLGVKRWFLLAVLGVFLFAAGFSVMNDGIALGYLELQFREGIYRMTGSAPRTAVPMGLFISALGAGAMAVGFKRMLRSIISVLLPDEEARIVDVMYSRQHLRRGPKIVVIGGGTGLSALLRGLKNYTRNLTAIVTVADDGGSSGKLRSEMGILPPGDIRNCLVALSDTENIMEKLFSYRFDTGTLKGHSLGNLFLAGMADTFGDFKKGIEHVGEIFALRGSVYPSTMEQVVLGAELADGTSVKGETQVRDTQGRIQRVYLEPEDCEPIPEALRALEEADLIVLGPGSLYTSVLPNLLVKGLKEKIQEVDVPCIYVCNIMTEPGETDQFQVSDHLQSLIDHCGAGFVDVVVANKQEIPQDLLERYAEEGSYPVRGNAESVEWLGAKYVEADLLQEGDTVRHHPDRLARILIRLLFSLKPMGERIALVDSYLLNHKLREES is encoded by the coding sequence ATGAAGTTTAAACTGGTCAAATCACTCCCCAGATCCCTCAAATGGCTTTATCCCAACTTAGGTGTTAAACGCTGGTTTTTGCTGGCGGTTCTCGGAGTATTCCTCTTTGCGGCGGGTTTTTCCGTCATGAATGATGGCATCGCCTTGGGTTACTTGGAATTGCAATTCCGGGAAGGAATTTATCGTATGACGGGAAGTGCGCCCCGTACGGCTGTTCCTATGGGGTTGTTCATCAGCGCTTTAGGAGCGGGGGCTATGGCTGTGGGTTTTAAACGGATGCTTCGTTCCATTATATCCGTGTTATTGCCTGATGAAGAAGCCCGGATTGTGGATGTCATGTATTCACGGCAGCATTTACGACGTGGCCCGAAAATCGTTGTCATTGGCGGAGGAACAGGTTTATCGGCATTGCTTCGAGGGCTGAAGAATTATACTCGCAATCTGACGGCCATTGTTACTGTGGCAGATGATGGAGGGAGTTCAGGAAAGCTTCGCAGTGAAATGGGTATTCTCCCACCGGGGGATATCCGTAATTGCCTGGTTGCCTTATCGGATACAGAGAATATTATGGAGAAATTATTTTCCTATCGCTTTGATACGGGAACCTTGAAAGGACATAGTTTAGGGAATCTGTTTTTAGCGGGGATGGCGGATACTTTTGGGGATTTCAAAAAAGGCATCGAGCATGTCGGTGAGATTTTTGCACTGCGGGGCAGTGTTTACCCGTCGACCATGGAGCAAGTGGTTTTAGGAGCGGAGTTAGCTGATGGGACCTCTGTCAAGGGGGAGACTCAGGTCAGAGATACTCAAGGCCGTATTCAACGAGTCTATCTGGAACCGGAGGATTGTGAACCCATTCCGGAAGCTTTAAGAGCTCTGGAAGAAGCGGATCTGATTGTTTTAGGACCGGGCAGTCTTTATACCAGTGTTCTCCCCAATCTCCTGGTGAAAGGACTCAAAGAAAAGATTCAGGAAGTGGATGTTCCCTGCATCTATGTCTGCAATATTATGACTGAGCCGGGGGAGACGGATCAATTCCAGGTCTCGGACCATCTCCAATCCCTTATTGATCACTGCGGAGCAGGGTTTGTGGATGTGGTGGTGGCCAATAAACAAGAAATACCCCAGGATCTGCTGGAACGCTATGCGGAAGAGGGCTCCTATCCGGTACGAGGGAATGCGGAAAGTGTGGAGTGGTTGGGAGCAAAGTACGTGGAAGCGGACCTTTTACAAGAAGGTGATACCGTACGCCACCACCCGGACCGCTTAGCGCGGATCCTTATTCGGTTGCTTTTTAGCTTAAAACCTATGGGAGAGCGTATTGCTTTAGTGGATTCCTATTTGTTGAATCACAAGCTAAGAGAAGAGTCCTAA
- the rapZ gene encoding RNase adapter RapZ, which yields MPSKHVRLLVITGLSGAGKTQALQSLEDQGYFCVDNLPPSLILKFAELCTQSQGKVTRAAIVCDLRGGEFFSSLAEALGDLHAEGFQYEILFLEASDEVLVGRYKESRRRHPLSPGGGILEGIQMERQMLTDLRGVAHKIIDTSNLSSQQLRHQVAEIFGSEQTSGHLAVSVVSFGFKYGIPLDVDLLIDVRFLPNPFYVSELRPLTGEHPQVKDYIFSNPVAQEFVDKYLGLLEFILPYYVKEGKRHLVIGVGCTGGQHRSVAIAERIGVFLQERHYTMSVKHRDAARNRKGDKLK from the coding sequence ATGCCGTCAAAGCATGTTCGATTGCTTGTCATTACAGGGCTTTCGGGAGCGGGTAAAACCCAAGCGCTTCAAAGTCTTGAGGATCAGGGGTATTTTTGTGTGGATAATCTGCCTCCATCCTTGATTTTGAAATTTGCCGAGCTTTGTACTCAGTCCCAAGGGAAAGTGACTCGTGCGGCTATCGTCTGCGACTTGCGCGGCGGTGAGTTTTTCTCCTCATTGGCGGAAGCCTTAGGGGATTTGCATGCCGAAGGATTTCAATACGAGATCCTTTTCTTAGAAGCCTCGGATGAAGTTCTGGTAGGACGATATAAGGAATCCCGGCGTAGACATCCACTGTCTCCCGGCGGAGGAATTTTGGAAGGAATTCAAATGGAGCGGCAAATGTTGACCGATCTCCGCGGGGTAGCTCATAAGATTATCGATACCTCCAATCTGTCTTCCCAGCAGCTGCGCCATCAGGTAGCTGAGATTTTTGGAAGTGAGCAAACTTCAGGGCATTTAGCAGTCTCCGTAGTTTCCTTTGGTTTTAAGTATGGCATTCCCTTGGATGTAGACTTACTGATTGATGTGCGCTTTTTACCCAACCCCTTCTATGTCAGTGAACTGCGGCCTCTTACCGGGGAGCATCCTCAGGTAAAAGATTATATTTTCAGCAACCCTGTTGCCCAAGAGTTTGTGGATAAATATCTGGGTCTCTTAGAGTTTATCCTTCCCTATTATGTAAAGGAAGGCAAGCGGCACCTGGTCATTGGGGTAGGCTGTACAGGGGGACAGCACCGATCGGTTGCTATTGCGGAACGAATTGGTGTTTTTCTTCAGGAACGTCATTATACGATGAGTGTTAAACACCGGGATGCCGCCCGAAATCGGAAGGGTGATAAATTAAAATGA
- a CDS encoding extracellular solute-binding protein: protein MVKGLVKQLRYRIPIIGFLVCALLLTGCGEDPQQGLPGGAAPAVIEVWHSLAGAEVEALGKEVQKIMDGHPEVIVHLEYIEEGEIAHLAYLAQAGGEGPEIFLTTSQALTELFQQGALAPVIGNADSFIGLTSQFKYGEKLYAHPLATDVPVFYYRTDLAQLPPTLADFYTTKGVLALTALDAKNLAPWWLAQGGKLAGNGQPVLQEPANLIFLQQLLAWKEEKLLVVDPNAWDLFLNAQAAYTIANASRAQGLTEAIPWGSVPLHQLTAGQGELLAVRTLGIANSSIKSSESLSPLIRLVEEELLSSDSQWAIAKAGKRFPASSSFYSREEAQSGILRQVGLSLAQVWSLPGNALEGKLIPIQDKAWQKAWTGVKPEEVLAEAQAEARKALEAK, encoded by the coding sequence ATGGTTAAGGGTTTAGTTAAACAGCTCCGATATAGAATTCCAATAATTGGGTTTTTGGTATGTGCCCTTCTCCTCACGGGCTGTGGGGAAGACCCTCAGCAAGGATTGCCGGGGGGAGCTGCTCCGGCAGTGATTGAGGTCTGGCATTCTTTGGCAGGAGCTGAGGTGGAGGCCTTGGGTAAGGAAGTCCAAAAAATTATGGACGGTCACCCCGAAGTGATTGTTCATCTAGAATATATAGAAGAAGGAGAGATAGCACATCTCGCTTATCTTGCCCAGGCCGGTGGAGAAGGGCCGGAGATATTTTTAACTACTTCTCAAGCCTTAACTGAACTCTTCCAACAAGGAGCCTTAGCCCCTGTCATAGGAAATGCGGATTCCTTTATCGGCTTAACCTCTCAGTTTAAATATGGGGAAAAGCTTTACGCTCATCCTTTAGCTACGGATGTTCCTGTTTTTTACTATCGAACGGATTTAGCCCAACTGCCCCCTACTTTAGCTGATTTTTATACAACCAAGGGAGTGCTGGCTTTAACCGCTCTTGATGCTAAGAATTTGGCTCCCTGGTGGTTAGCTCAAGGAGGAAAATTAGCCGGCAATGGGCAGCCTGTCCTTCAAGAACCGGCCAATTTGATTTTTCTCCAACAGCTTTTGGCTTGGAAAGAAGAGAAATTATTGGTGGTCGACCCTAATGCCTGGGACCTATTCCTCAATGCTCAGGCTGCTTATACTATCGCTAATGCAAGCCGAGCTCAAGGATTGACCGAGGCTATACCCTGGGGAAGTGTGCCTTTACATCAGCTGACAGCCGGACAAGGGGAACTGTTAGCGGTAAGAACCCTCGGTATTGCTAATTCATCGATCAAATCTTCGGAGAGTTTAAGCCCTTTAATCCGTTTAGTAGAAGAAGAGTTGCTATCTTCAGATTCACAATGGGCTATTGCCAAGGCGGGTAAACGTTTTCCGGCCAGCAGTTCGTTCTATAGTCGTGAAGAAGCTCAGTCGGGAATTCTCCGCCAAGTGGGGTTGAGCTTGGCTCAAGTCTGGTCCTTGCCGGGAAATGCCTTGGAAGGGAAGCTTATTCCTATTCAAGACAAGGCATGGCAAAAGGCTTGGACTGGAGTTAAGCCGGAGGAGGTTTTGGCAGAAGCTCAAGCGGAGGCTAGAAAGGCACTTGAGGCAAAATAG